The following proteins are encoded in a genomic region of Sebastes fasciatus isolate fSebFas1 chromosome 14, fSebFas1.pri, whole genome shotgun sequence:
- the LOC141781736 gene encoding uncharacterized protein LOC141781736 isoform X1 yields MTELRSWYFHQESRSVQSDDLTQKIQDEFHRITTVHLESKCMSKLDEYTPRLLNLFYSKGGTMGLRLQAILLKAPSLPSINMTRDVVIQCLMVYLGESTDQLLKEYDDADEDSVSQDLAVQRMKIYNIKTNTSEVPGDIGIVIEGMKVLTALGNFPRACSLLVGLAYAVNLAYPKELRYTLEVFQKLFLKLDCLNLSPKVNSVKNKLLA; encoded by the exons ATGACCGAATTGAGAAGTTGGTACTTCCATCAGGAATCCCGCAGTGTACAGTCAGATGATTTAACCCAGAAG ATCCAGGATGAGTTTCACAGAATCACAACTGTGCACCTTGAATCAAAGTGCATGTCCAAGCTGGATGAATACACTCCCAGGCTTCTGAACCTCTTCTACTCCAAGGGCGGAACCATGGGGTTGAGGCTGCAGGCTATCCTACTCAAG GCCCCAAGCCTTCCAAGCATCAACATGACCAGAGATGTTGTCATTCAGTGTTTGATGGTGTACCTTGGGGAATCGACGGATCAACTCTTAAAAGAGTATGAT GATGCTGATGAAGACAGTGTGTCACAGGACCTTGCTGTACAGAGGATGAAAATCTACAACATCAAGACTAATACTTCAGAGGTTCCCGGCGACATCGGTATTGTGATCGAGGGCATGAAAGTTCTGACTGCTCTGGGTAACTTTCCAAGGGCTTGCTCCTTGCTCGTTGGGTTGGCATATGCAGTGAACCTCGCCTATCCAAAGGAGCTCAGGTACACGCTTGAAGTCTTCCAGAAACTCTTCCTCAAGCTGGATTGTTTGAATTTGTCCCCAAAAGTGAACAGCGTCAAGAATAAGCTACTAGCTTAA
- the LOC141781736 gene encoding uncharacterized protein LOC141781736 isoform X2 gives MQKIDKFYSLGCLWFQSLHFRPRHFGATWTSSIVCHTLRDHYFTIFTKVHQESLTEIYQQAPSLPSINMTRDVVIQCLMVYLGESTDQLLKEYDDADEDSVSQDLAVQRMKIYNIKTNTSEVPGDIGIVIEGMKVLTALGNFPRACSLLVGLAYAVNLAYPKELRYTLEVFQKLFLKLDCLNLSPKVNSVKNKLLA, from the exons ATGCAGAAAATTGATAAATTTTACTCATTGGGATGTCTTTGGTTTCAATCACTTCACTTCCGCCCACGGCATTTTGGCGCCACATGGACTTCCAGCATTGTCTGCCACACATTGAGGGACCACTATTTTACCATTTTCACAAAG GTGCATCAAGAGTCTTTGACTGAAATCTATCAACAG GCCCCAAGCCTTCCAAGCATCAACATGACCAGAGATGTTGTCATTCAGTGTTTGATGGTGTACCTTGGGGAATCGACGGATCAACTCTTAAAAGAGTATGAT GATGCTGATGAAGACAGTGTGTCACAGGACCTTGCTGTACAGAGGATGAAAATCTACAACATCAAGACTAATACTTCAGAGGTTCCCGGCGACATCGGTATTGTGATCGAGGGCATGAAAGTTCTGACTGCTCTGGGTAACTTTCCAAGGGCTTGCTCCTTGCTCGTTGGGTTGGCATATGCAGTGAACCTCGCCTATCCAAAGGAGCTCAGGTACACGCTTGAAGTCTTCCAGAAACTCTTCCTCAAGCTGGATTGTTTGAATTTGTCCCCAAAAGTGAACAGCGTCAAGAATAAGCTACTAGCTTAA
- the LOC141781736 gene encoding uncharacterized protein LOC141781736 isoform X3, with the protein MTELRSWYFHQESRSVQSDDLTQKIQDEFHRITTVHLESKCMSKLDEYTPRLLNLFYSKGGTMGLRLQAILLKDADEDSVSQDLAVQRMKIYNIKTNTSEVPGDIGIVIEGMKVLTALGNFPRACSLLVGLAYAVNLAYPKELRYTLEVFQKLFLKLDCLNLSPKVNSVKNKLLA; encoded by the exons ATGACCGAATTGAGAAGTTGGTACTTCCATCAGGAATCCCGCAGTGTACAGTCAGATGATTTAACCCAGAAG ATCCAGGATGAGTTTCACAGAATCACAACTGTGCACCTTGAATCAAAGTGCATGTCCAAGCTGGATGAATACACTCCCAGGCTTCTGAACCTCTTCTACTCCAAGGGCGGAACCATGGGGTTGAGGCTGCAGGCTATCCTACTCAAG GATGCTGATGAAGACAGTGTGTCACAGGACCTTGCTGTACAGAGGATGAAAATCTACAACATCAAGACTAATACTTCAGAGGTTCCCGGCGACATCGGTATTGTGATCGAGGGCATGAAAGTTCTGACTGCTCTGGGTAACTTTCCAAGGGCTTGCTCCTTGCTCGTTGGGTTGGCATATGCAGTGAACCTCGCCTATCCAAAGGAGCTCAGGTACACGCTTGAAGTCTTCCAGAAACTCTTCCTCAAGCTGGATTGTTTGAATTTGTCCCCAAAAGTGAACAGCGTCAAGAATAAGCTACTAGCTTAA